The segment GGTGGTCGATCACGCCGCCGAAGGCTGGCTGGCGTTGAACATCGAGCCGCACGACGTCCCCGGCGACATGCCCAAGGAGTTTTACGACGCGCTGCCGGCGATGATCAAAAGCTACAACACGATCTACAACGACAGCCGCGATCGGAACTATTTTCTCCGGATGTATCTCGGCGCCTATCGCGCCGTCGATTACCTCGCCGGTCGCCCGGATTGGGACGGTCGCACTCTCCTCGTCACCGGCACCAGCATGGGAGGACAGCAAAGCCTCGCGGTCGCCGGCCTGCATCCCCAAATCACGCACGTGATCGTACACGTGCCCGCCGGCGCCGATGCGAACGCGGCGCTGCACGGCCGCTCCGAAGGTTATCCGAACTGGGACCGCACCAACCCGAAGGTGATGGAAACCGCGCGTTATTTCGACACGGTCAACTTCGCCCCGCACATCAAGGCGCGCAGCCTCGTCTCCCTGGGTTTTCTCGATCGCGTGTGTCCGCCCGCCGGCATCTGGACCGCCTTCAATTTGATCGCCGGGCCCAAGGAAGTCGTGCCGCTCGTCGAGGCCGCGCACAACCACCAATCGACGCCGGAGCAGCAGCGCGCCTACTACGATCGCTCGAAGGCATGGATGGACGCGCTGGTCAAAGGCCAGGAGCCTTGAGCTGCGCGGCGGTCAGGGTGGAGCGCGTTGCCGGCAACGCGTTTTCCGCTAGCCGCAGCAAGCTGGGCAACCCGGTCGCAACCTGTCGGAAAGCCGTTCGTCAAAGGGTTTTTTCGTGCAAGTTCGGGCCGAGCCGCGGAGACTCACCGCCATGAGTCTGGCGCATCGGCCCTCCCCTTCGGTCGTGGTTGCCGGGCTGCTCGCGGTCGTGCTGTGCGTCGGCGGCTGCGGCCGGCCCGCCGCGCCGCGCGCGAGTGATGCCCGCTCGGCCGCTGCGCCACGCCCGGTGACAGACCTGAACGCTTTCCTGCCGCAGCCGATCGGCGCCGCGATCGGCCGGCCACCGTGGATCGGCCATGTCAATACGGTCGACCTCGATCGCGACGGACTGCTCGACGTGATCTTCTGCGAATCGCAGGAAAACCAGGTGTTGTGGATCCGGCAGTCGCCGCGCGGCGTGTTCACCGAAAAACTCCTCGCCTCGGACATGAGCGCGCCGGTGCACGTCGAAAGCGCGGACATGGACGGCGACGGCGATCTCGATGTGATCGTCTCGAGCATGGGCGTGGTTTTCCCCGACAACGACCGGATCGGCACCGTGTTCGTGCTGGAAAACGATGGCCGGCAGAATTTCACGCCGCATGCCGTGCTCGAGCACACCGCGCGCGTGGTCGACGCCCGCGCCGCCGACCTCAACCGCGACGGGAAAATGGACCTCGTGCTCGGGCAGTTCGGCTACGATCAGGGCGAAATCAGCTGGCTCGAGCGCACCGGTCCGTGGGAGTTCCAGCGACACGTGCTGCTCGATCTCTCCGGCGCGATCAATGTCTGCGTCGACGACTACAATGCGGACGGCCACCTCGATATCGTGGCGCTCATCTCGCAGCAGTGGGAGGAGATCTACTATTTCGAGGGCGACGGCCGCGGCGGTTTCAGCACGAAGCGCATGTGGGGCTCGACCAACGAGGACTACGGCAGCAGCGGACTCACGTCGGCGGATCTGAATCGCGACGGCCGGCCCGATCTCGTTTACACGAACGGCGACGGCTTCGGCCCCGCCGCCACGCCTGGGCCGCGGCCGTGGCACGGCGTGCAGTGGTTCGAGAACAAGGGCGACGGCAACTTCCGCTTTCACCGGATCGCCAACTACCAGGGCGCGTACAGCCCGATCGTCGCCGACGTCGACGGTGATGGCGCCATGGATATCGTGGCGTCGTCGGCCTACGCCGATTGGAACAACACGAATCGCAGCGTCGTTTCGCTTGTCTGGTTCCGCAACGACGGCCGGATGAACTTCGAGCCGCGCATCCTGGCGAAGGAGCCGAAGGATCTGATCACACTCGCCGCGGGCGATTTCGACGGCAACGGCCAGGTGTCGCTCGTGACCGGCGGGTTCTACATTTATCCGCCCTACGATTCGATGGGTCGCATTGTCCTGTGGCGGAAGCAGCCGCAGCCCACCCGATGAAAACAAAACTCTGGATCGTGTTCGCCGTCCTGCTGCTGGCGGGGCTCGGCGTCGGTGGCTGGTGGTGGGTGCGCGCGGGCGCGGAGCAGGCGGTCGTCGCCACGGCACTGCCCGCGTTGCCCGATCTCACCAACGTTCTCGATCCGCTCCGCGAACGCATCGCGTCGGCCGACGCGCGAGCCACCTCCCGGTTCAGCGCGCGCACGGGTCTGGCGGAACTGAGCCGGCTCTATCACGCGAATGGTTTCCTCGAGGAAGCAATGCGCTGCTACGACGGACTCGAGCAGCTCGAGCCCAACGAACCGCGCTGGCCGCATTTGCACGCGACGATCGTCGCCGGCTATGGGGAGGTCGACCGCGCGCTGACGCTCTGGCGGCGGGTCGAGGCGCTCGCCCCCGATTACATCCCCGCGCGACTGCGCATCGCCGACTGCGAGCTCAAGGCCGACCGGCCGACGAAAGCCGCCGCGGAATATGCCGAGGTGCGGAAGATCCGGCCGGATGATCGCTATGCGCTGCTGGGCCTTGCCCGGATCGACTATGACGCTAGCCGTTGGGAGCAGGCGCGGGAAAAACTCGAAGCGCTCGTCGCGCAGACGAATTTCGAACTGGGTTATGATTTGATCGTCAGCGTTTATGAAAAGCTCGGACAGCACGAGCGCGCCGAGTCGATTCGCGGCGCCGCGAAAGCCTTCGGCACGTATCGCGATCCGCCGGACCCGTGGGTCGACGAGCTGATGGCGGAGTGCTACGATCCCTACCGGCTCTCGCTCACGGCGGGCGTGCTCGCGCGCAGCGGCGGCCAGGACAAGGCGCTGCAGTTGCTCGAGCGGGCGGTGGAGCTCGCGCCGGCGGATATTTCCTCGCGGTTTCAGCTCGGCAACCTGCACGTCGAGATGGGCAATTTCTCGGCTGGCCGCGAAGCGCTGGAGACGTGCACGCGGCTCGCGCCGGAGTTTTCTGACGGCTGGGCGCGATTGAGCGCGCTGCAGGCACAGCTCGGTGAAATGTCCGCGGCCGAGCGCACGCTCGCGACCGGTCTGCAGAACTGCCCCCAGTCGCCGGCGCTACACTTGATGCGCGCGCGCAATCTCCGGCAGGCCGGTCGGACAGACGAGGCGATCAACGAGTACATGATTTCCATCCGGCTGCGGCCGAACGAGCCCGAGCCCTATATGGAGCTTGGCAACACGCTCATCGCCGCGGGGCGGGAGGAGGAAGGCGTCGAGCAAATCCGAGCCGCTCTGGTGGCCGAGCCGGCGGACCCGATGGCGCTCAGCGTGCTGGCGTTTCGCGCGATCCAGCTCCGCGACGAGGCAGAGGCGCAGCAATGGATGACCCGCGTGGAGAATCAGCCCCGCGTGAAGCCCGAGCAGCGCCAGCACCTGCGGGACCTCTATCGCCAGCAATTCGGCCACGATTTTCCATCAAGGGGTCAGGCCGCTAATCGTTAAGTCGATCTCGGCGGGTCGCCAGATAGACCCGGACAGAGCTGGCGCTGCCCATCTTGAGTTGCTCGGCGATCCAAGAGGTGGGAGCTCCTCGTTCGCGTCTCAATCGGCGAGCGATTGCCACCTTCCAAGGGGCGCTCTTGGCGTCACGTTCCACATCATCCGCCGTCTTACCCACGTTAGCCAGGGCATCGCTCAACCCCTGCTGCCAACGCGCCGTTTGCATTTCACGCAGTTCGTCACGCGGAAGCCCGGGCGCCAGTGCCAGATGAGCGAAGTCCTTTGCTACTGCGCGGCGCCAGGCCAAAGAGCCAATCGCCCAGCCGCGAGACATTTCGGTGAATCCCATCCGCTCCTGCGCGATGCGATCGCCCGCCAGATCGACCAAATGACGAACGTAGTCCCGCCAGTGCTCGGGAGTTTCCTCGTATCCGTTCGCGGCCAGCCAGTCGCGCGCGACCAACCACGCGGGCCGTGCGGGCTTCAGGAAACGCGCCAAACTGCTCCAACGAAATGCCGCAACCTGCCCCGCAGCGACAATTCCCGCTCGTACCGGATTGAGGTGAATGTAGTCCACGACTCGAGCCAGCGACGCGGCATCTTCGACGAGCAAAGCTTGGTATCGACCTTGGAAAAGATGCCCGCGTTCTGAACGGAAACGATTGAACCGCGTCGCGAAAGTCGTCTGCAGCCAGTGCATTCCCTCCACGAGATTCGCTTCCGGCGTCTCAAGGGCGAGGTGGTAGTGGTTGCGCATGATTGCGAATGCGTGCAAGCGCCACCGGTACTGCTCACACGCCTCCGCCAGCGTCGCCTCGAACGACTGCGCCGTTGCGGGTGTCTCAAACACATCTCGTCGGTAGTTGCCGCGGTTGATAACGTGGTAGATCGCACCTTCGTACTGGACTCGCAATCGCCTCGCCATGCCGCCATTACGCTGATGATGTGGGAGCTGTCAATTAACGACTAGCGGCCTGACCCCATTCCGCGCTCCCCATTCCGCGCTAGCGTGGGGCTTCGATGGTGAGCGTCGCACTCACGTCACGCACAGCGTGCTCGGTCGTGCGGCCGGACGGCCAGCGGATATGGATGCGGCGCGGCGGATTCGTTGCAGGATAGCCAAAGAAACACGCGGCGCTCGATTGTGAGGAGTAGCCGGCGCCCGCCTGAATCTCGGTCGTCTGGTTGGAGCCATCCGCCAGCTCGAGCACAACCCGCGCGCCGATTGCATCCGGATTACCCGCGGCACCGCGCAGCGCGACCCGCAGCGACTTGCGGCCTACGACGCCCGGATTCCGAAACGCGAGGGCGGTGTCGTTATTGCGCGAGATGAGAAAATCCGGCCAGCCGTCCTCGTTCAGGTCGAGCGTCACCAGCGCCTTCGCGTCGCCAGGAACGAGCAGCCGGCTCTCCGCCGGCGGCACGAGCGTGAATCCGCCGCGGCCGTCGCCGCGCAACAGCTGGCTCACGCCGCCGTCGAAATGCCCGACCAACGGCACCGGCGCATAGGAGTTCTGCACCCCGTAGAGATCAGCCTTGCCGTCCCCATCGAAATCCCCTGCCGCCATGCCCTGCAGCGGCGCGATCTGCGCGAGTCGCGGCAGCGGCGAGAACACGAATCGACCGTCCGGCTGGCTGAGGAACACTCCACTGCGCAGCTCTGTCGCGGCGAACCGCTGCGCCGTCGCGAGCCGGTCCTCGCCGAGGATTTGGTCGAGCGTCGCGCGCGCATAGAGATCCTGCTTTGGGATCCGTCGCAGCAGCGTCGGGGTTTGCGCGCCGAGTTCCTTGCGCACACGACGCGGATACAGCCGGTCGCCTTCGTAATACGCCTCTACCAGCTGCGGTTCCGCACGGTCGGCAAACCGGCCGAAGAAAATCAGCGCCGGCTGCTGCAGGCTCGCCTGGTATTGCGTGTTCAGCCCCACGTTGCCCGCAGCGTAGTCGAGCCGCCCATCGCCGTTGAAATCCGCCGCCGCGAGCGAGGTCCACCAGCCTGTCCCCGCCGCCGCAAAACCTGCCTCAACCGAGCGGTCCTCAAAACGCCGACCTTGGTCGTTCCGCCAAAACCGAACCCCGCCCCACTCCAGCGCGACAAGCAGGTCGATCCACCCGTCGCCGTCCACGTCGCTCCACAGCGCGGAGCTGACCATCCCGATTTCGCGCAGTCCGGGCGCGAGCGCGTCAGTCACGTTTTCGAACCGAACTTCGCCGCCCGTGCTGTGGTTCGCGAGCAGTGCGCTCTGCGGCGCGAGCGGATAGTGACCGGGAATCACCCGCCCGCCGATAAACACATCGAGCCGTCCGTCCCGATCGAAATCGGCCGCCGCCGCCGCACCCGCACTGATCGGCAGCGCTGGCAAAGCCGCGGGATCGGCGGCAGCAAACCGCGCCTGCCCATCGTTGAGTAGCAGCGTCGGCTGATAACCGGCCGCGCCCGCCGGCAGGTTGTTGCCCGCTCGCGTGAGCAGCACGTCGCTGTCGCCATCGCCGTCCACATCAAATGCCAGGACCGGGCCATCGTCGGCCGCGCCCGCTTTTGCCGCGAGCGGCTGCGGCAGCGTGTAGCGTTGGGCTGTCGTGCGCGCCATGACCCGCGCCGGGTCGAGCGTCGTGCCGCCGAGCAGCACGTCGTCCTGTGCGTCACCGTCGAGATCCGCGACCACGAGCGCGGGCCCACGCCGATTGAAACGCGTCGGGATCAACGGCTGTGATTCGCGTTCGTCGACGGGTTCCTCACGTGAGCGAACCGCGAGGCCCGCTGCGGCTGAAACCTCGCTAAATCCGTAGGGCGGCCGCTCGCCGGCAGCCGGAAGCCTTGCTCGTTGTTCGCGGCCGGCGGCAAGCGCCGGCCCTACGACTACACCAGCGCCCGGCTCGGTGATCGTGAACCGCTGATCCACCGGCAGATCCTCAAACACCTGCGTCGCCCCGCTCGGCCACGCGACCATGAGCCGACGAATGCGTGCCGCGTCGCCCAATCCGAAGTGAACGACCGGTTCGCTGCTCGAGAGATAGCCGCGTGCGAGCACAAGCTCCCGGACCTGCACGCCCGCGTCGGTCTCGAGCCGCACGTTGGCCCCGACGCCAAATCGATTCGAGCGGGTGCCGCGCAGCGCAATCACCACGCGATGGCCCGTGGTCGAGTCGTTCCGCGCCACGGTCGCACTGCTCTGGTAGTTGCCGAACACCGGATCGAGATCCCCGTCTCCATCGAGATCGCCAAAAGCGGAGCCGAAACTCACGCCTTTGTGGTCCAGCCCCCACGCCACGCCGACGTTCTCAAACGCGACCTCGCCCAGGTTCCGGTAGGCGCGATTTGCTTCCGCGAGCACCGGGCTGGCGCGGATGATTCGCCGTGATTCGTTCACGTTCTCCGCCGCCATCGTGCGCTCGAGCAGATCGACGTTGTGATACTCGCGGACCATGCCGTTGGTGACGTGCAGGTCGAGCCGGCCGTCGTTGTCGAGGTCCTCGAGCCGCGGCGACCAGGTCCAGTCCGTCGCCGGAAATCCCGCGAGAAACACCGCCTCGCGCATCCGTCCAAGCCCGGTGTTCAGATAAAGCGCGTTGCGCAGATACTGCGGCGTGGCGGTGACGTTTTCGTTGTTGTCCTTGATCAGCGTGCGCGAGCTCGCCATCCCGCGGTGATCCTTTTCGTGGGTCGAACCGGCCATGTCGGCGACGAAGAAGTCGAACAATCCATCGTTATCGACGTCGCCGAAGTCCGCGCCCATCGCGTAATACGGCGTGTGCGGCACGACGTCGCCGAGCCGGTTGGTAAATCCCGCGGCCGCGGGATCGCCGTTGTTGTGGTAGAGCGAATCAGGCACGCCGTAGTCGTTCGCCACGTAAAGATCGGGCCAGCCGTCCTGATCGTAGTCCCACCATGTAGCCGAGTGGCCCGAGCTCTCGCCGCGAATCCCGGCGCGCTCCGTCACGTTCTCGAAGGTGCCATTACCCTTGTTGTGGAACAGGTAGTCGCGCTGGCCGTTCGGATGCGCGGTCGCGCTGAGCATGTTCGTCTGCACGTAGACGTCGAGCCAGCCATCGCGGTCGTAATCGCAGAACGCCCCCATGCCGCTCGCATCCGTGACCGCCAGCCCGCGCGCCGCCGCCTCTTCCTTGAACGTGCCGTCGCCCTGATTGATGTAGAGCAGATTGGGCGCCGCGAACCGGCAGAGATACAGATCGAGCCGGCCGTCGTTGTTCACGTCGGCAAACGTCGCGCCCTGCGTCCACGGATTCGCGCCCGCACTGTCGCTGCCGACGAGCCGCTTTGCCCAGGCCAGACCTTCATCGAGCACCCCGCCGCCGCCCGCAAGTCCCGCCTTCTCCGTCACGTCCTCGAACTTCCAGTCGCCAAGATTGCGAAATAGCCGCGACGCGTCGGCTTTGCTCACGATGAACAAATCGGGCCGGCCGTCGTTGTCGTAGTCGCCAATCGCCACGCCGGTGCCCATCGCACCAAACGTGAGTTCCTGATACAGTTCGCCCCACATCCGCGGATCCGCGTAACGGTTTTCCGCCACGACGCCGGTTTGCTCCGGCGCGAGCGTGGTGAACAACGTTCGTCCGCCCGGCTGCGAGCGTGGCGCAAGCGGCACCGCAGTGATCTCGGGTGCAGCTTCGGCATGGGCAAACGATCCGCCGACGAACGCCGCGGCCGCACTCAACAACACTGAAAGCGCAATGCCGCCTCGGGTAGAGCGCGCCCTCAACGCGCTTCTCCTTCGATTGGCGCGCCAGCGAAAGCACGGATCGCCTGGCAGCTGTCGCGGGTAAACTGGAGGTTGCTCGCTCACGGCGCCGAGATCGTGAGTGTGGTTGCGCCGGGTTCAACCTCGTGCGTCGAACTCGCGCCCGACGGCCACCGGACTTGCACCCGTCGCAGCGGTTGGTCGTCAGGAGAAGCAAGGAACAGCGTCGCGGTGGACTGGCTCAGCCAGCCTTCGCCCGCATGCACCTCGGCGATCTGCCGTGCACCCTTCGCGAGCTCCGCGGTCACGCGCGCGCCAATCGCCGCAGGATTTCCGACAGGACCGCGAAGGCGCACTGCGATGGCATGCCGACCGCCGACTGAGCTATTGCGAAAGGCCAGCGTCGCCGTGTTGTTCCGGGTAATCAGAAAATCCGGCCGGCCACCGCCCCGCAGGCCGATCAGCGCGAGCGCTTTCGCGTCGCCCGGCACGATGAGCCCGCTCTCCGCCTGCGACACCGTCACGAATCCGCCGCGCCCGTCGCCGCGCAGCAGCTGGCTCAGTCCGCCATCGAAGCGACCCACCAGCGGCACCGGCGCATAGGAGTTCTGCACGGCGTAAATGTCCGCGTGGCCGTCGCCATCGAAATCTCCGGCGACCATTCCCTGCAGCGGTGCGATCTGCGCCAGCCGCGGCAGCGGCGCAAATCGGAACCGGCCATCCGGCTGGCTGAGGAAGACACCGCTGCGCAGCTCCGTCGCGGCAAACGACCGCGCCGCCTGCAACCGCTCTTCCCCAAAGATCTCGCCGAGCGTCGCGCGAGCGTAGACGTCGTTGCGTGGAAACCGGCGCATGATCGACGGAATGCGCGTCGCAAACTCGTTCCGGCTTCGCCGCGGATAAAGCCGGCCTTCCTCGTAGTAGCCCTCCAGCAACAGCGGCGGTCCGCTTTCAGCGAACGCGCCGTAGAACAACCGCGCGGGCGCCTCCGCGGTCGCGCGATACGGCGTGTTCAGCCCGACATTGCCGACGACGTAATCGAGCCGGCCATCACCGTTGAAATCCGCGGCCGTCAGCGAGGTCCACCACCCAGCGCCGGCCGCGGCGAAGCCCAGCCGCTCCGACCCGTCGTCGAAGCGCCGGCCTGCGTCGTTGCGGAAACATTTCACGGGGCCCCAGTCGAGCGCGACCAACAGGTCGATCCAGCCATCGTCATCGACATCCGTCGCCAGCGCCGAGGTCACCATTCCGATCTCCTTCAGCCCCGGCGCCCACGCGTCGGTCACGTCAGCGAAGCCCTGCCAGCCCCCGCCGACGCTGCCCCGATTGCGCAGTAACGCACTCTGCGGAGTCAGCGGATACTGTCCGGGAATCGATCGCGCGCCGAGAAACACATCGAGTTGCCCGTCGCGATCGAAATCAGCGGCCACCGCGGCGCCGGCGTTGATCGGCAGCACGGGCAGCGCGGTAGCGTCTGCCGCGAGGAAAACGCCCTGACCGTTGTTCAGCAACAGCCGCGGCTGGTAATCCGCCGCACCGGCCGGACGCGTCGTGCCCGACCTCGTGAGCAGAAGATCGTTCGCGCCATCGCCATTCACATCGATCGCGAGCACGGGCCCGTCGACGAGCGGTGGGGGCGCAGCGATGTTTGCTGTTTTCGCTTCAACGAACTTTCCGTCCGCGCCACCCACGAGCAGCCGCGCAGCGTCGCGCGTGGTGCCGCCAAGCACCACATCGTCGCGCCCGTCGCCGGTCAGGTCGGCGACCGCGAGCGACGGACCGCGCCGGTTCAGCCGCAGCGGCAGAAACGGCTGTTCCGAGGTGACTGGGATCGTTTCTTCGCGGGCTTCGAGCGCGAAGCCGATCTCGGCGGAGACGTCAGCAAAAGTCTTGTCCGTTTTCGCCTGGCTCGTTGAGTCCGGACCGATGTCGGCGACCCCGGCTACGACGTCCGCCGGTTCCGTGATCGTCAGTCGCTGATCCGCCTTCACCCTTTCAAACCTCTGCACAGCTCCACTGGGCCAGTTCACGGTTAGCCGCTGAACGATCGCGTCGTCGCCTAATCCGAAATGCAGGATCGGTTCGCTACTGGAGTTGTAGCCGCGCGCGAGCACGAGTTGCCGCACCTGCCGGCCCGCGGCGGTCTCGATCTGCACGACGGCGCCGACGCCGAATCGATTCGAACGCGTGCCGCGAAGCGCGACAATCAAACGATGCCCATCGGCGCT is part of the Opitutus terrae PB90-1 genome and harbors:
- a CDS encoding acetylxylan esterase — its product is MKRFLGSARLLCATSLALLVLLTASHAAPAVLQPLKASGIYDLGEKAGWTVTMPADATLPTGGYNYTIKKNDTTTLASGPLDPSGGPVEIAVTLNEPAMLFAEVTSAAGEADRAIAGAAVAPTQLQPVVARPADFDAFWTWMIQVLHRIPVEPALKNGESGRDGVEYATIRMNNIDGSHVYGQLAKPAREGKFPALLMLQWAGGPYPLQKPWVVDHAAEGWLALNIEPHDVPGDMPKEFYDALPAMIKSYNTIYNDSRDRNYFLRMYLGAYRAVDYLAGRPDWDGRTLLVTGTSMGGQQSLAVAGLHPQITHVIVHVPAGADANAALHGRSEGYPNWDRTNPKVMETARYFDTVNFAPHIKARSLVSLGFLDRVCPPAGIWTAFNLIAGPKEVVPLVEAAHNHQSTPEQQRAYYDRSKAWMDALVKGQEP
- a CDS encoding FG-GAP repeat domain-containing protein, translating into MSLAHRPSPSVVVAGLLAVVLCVGGCGRPAAPRASDARSAAAPRPVTDLNAFLPQPIGAAIGRPPWIGHVNTVDLDRDGLLDVIFCESQENQVLWIRQSPRGVFTEKLLASDMSAPVHVESADMDGDGDLDVIVSSMGVVFPDNDRIGTVFVLENDGRQNFTPHAVLEHTARVVDARAADLNRDGKMDLVLGQFGYDQGEISWLERTGPWEFQRHVLLDLSGAINVCVDDYNADGHLDIVALISQQWEEIYYFEGDGRGGFSTKRMWGSTNEDYGSSGLTSADLNRDGRPDLVYTNGDGFGPAATPGPRPWHGVQWFENKGDGNFRFHRIANYQGAYSPIVADVDGDGAMDIVASSAYADWNNTNRSVVSLVWFRNDGRMNFEPRILAKEPKDLITLAAGDFDGNGQVSLVTGGFYIYPPYDSMGRIVLWRKQPQPTR
- a CDS encoding tetratricopeptide repeat protein; translated protein: MKTKLWIVFAVLLLAGLGVGGWWWVRAGAEQAVVATALPALPDLTNVLDPLRERIASADARATSRFSARTGLAELSRLYHANGFLEEAMRCYDGLEQLEPNEPRWPHLHATIVAGYGEVDRALTLWRRVEALAPDYIPARLRIADCELKADRPTKAAAEYAEVRKIRPDDRYALLGLARIDYDASRWEQAREKLEALVAQTNFELGYDLIVSVYEKLGQHERAESIRGAAKAFGTYRDPPDPWVDELMAECYDPYRLSLTAGVLARSGGQDKALQLLERAVELAPADISSRFQLGNLHVEMGNFSAGREALETCTRLAPEFSDGWARLSALQAQLGEMSAAERTLATGLQNCPQSPALHLMRARNLRQAGRTDEAINEYMISIRLRPNEPEPYMELGNTLIAAGREEEGVEQIRAALVAEPADPMALSVLAFRAIQLRDEAEAQQWMTRVENQPRVKPEQRQHLRDLYRQQFGHDFPSRGQAANR
- a CDS encoding transposase encodes the protein MARRLRVQYEGAIYHVINRGNYRRDVFETPATAQSFEATLAEACEQYRWRLHAFAIMRNHYHLALETPEANLVEGMHWLQTTFATRFNRFRSERGHLFQGRYQALLVEDAASLARVVDYIHLNPVRAGIVAAGQVAAFRWSSLARFLKPARPAWLVARDWLAANGYEETPEHWRDYVRHLVDLAGDRIAQERMGFTEMSRGWAIGSLAWRRAVAKDFAHLALAPGLPRDELREMQTARWQQGLSDALANVGKTADDVERDAKSAPWKVAIARRLRRERGAPTSWIAEQLKMGSASSVRVYLATRRDRLND
- a CDS encoding FG-GAP-like repeat-containing protein, which codes for MLLSAAAAFVGGSFAHAEAAPEITAVPLAPRSQPGGRTLFTTLAPEQTGVVAENRYADPRMWGELYQELTFGAMGTGVAIGDYDNDGRPDLFIVSKADASRLFRNLGDWKFEDVTEKAGLAGGGGVLDEGLAWAKRLVGSDSAGANPWTQGATFADVNNDGRLDLYLCRFAAPNLLYINQGDGTFKEEAAARGLAVTDASGMGAFCDYDRDGWLDVYVQTNMLSATAHPNGQRDYLFHNKGNGTFENVTERAGIRGESSGHSATWWDYDQDGWPDLYVANDYGVPDSLYHNNGDPAAAGFTNRLGDVVPHTPYYAMGADFGDVDNDGLFDFFVADMAGSTHEKDHRGMASSRTLIKDNNENVTATPQYLRNALYLNTGLGRMREAVFLAGFPATDWTWSPRLEDLDNDGRLDLHVTNGMVREYHNVDLLERTMAAENVNESRRIIRASPVLAEANRAYRNLGEVAFENVGVAWGLDHKGVSFGSAFGDLDGDGDLDPVFGNYQSSATVARNDSTTGHRVVIALRGTRSNRFGVGANVRLETDAGVQVRELVLARGYLSSSEPVVHFGLGDAARIRRLMVAWPSGATQVFEDLPVDQRFTITEPGAGVVVGPALAAGREQRARLPAAGERPPYGFSEVSAAAGLAVRSREEPVDERESQPLIPTRFNRRGPALVVADLDGDAQDDVLLGGTTLDPARVMARTTAQRYTLPQPLAAKAGAADDGPVLAFDVDGDGDSDVLLTRAGNNLPAGAAGYQPTLLLNDGQARFAAADPAALPALPISAGAAAAADFDRDGRLDVFIGGRVIPGHYPLAPQSALLANHSTGGEVRFENVTDALAPGLREIGMVSSALWSDVDGDGWIDLLVALEWGGVRFWRNDQGRRFEDRSVEAGFAAAGTGWWTSLAAADFNGDGRLDYAAGNVGLNTQYQASLQQPALIFFGRFADRAEPQLVEAYYEGDRLYPRRVRKELGAQTPTLLRRIPKQDLYARATLDQILGEDRLATAQRFAATELRSGVFLSQPDGRFVFSPLPRLAQIAPLQGMAAGDFDGDGKADLYGVQNSYAPVPLVGHFDGGVSQLLRGDGRGGFTLVPPAESRLLVPGDAKALVTLDLNEDGWPDFLISRNNDTALAFRNPGVVGRKSLRVALRGAAGNPDAIGARVVLELADGSNQTTEIQAGAGYSSQSSAACFFGYPATNPPRRIHIRWPSGRTTEHAVRDVSATLTIEAPR
- a CDS encoding FG-GAP-like repeat-containing protein, whose product is MPAFASYPDRARVVARRLSDAGRLIVLIAAVSGVRAATTEPIAEPLAPRSGPRGGTMFASLPPEQTGVVVANNYADPKMWWERREEFKFGAVGTGVAVGDYDNDGRPDLFVVSKTETSKLFRNLGGWKFEDVTERAGLLPPKSVLAEGVAWLKRSVGQGDAPPDEAWKQGATWADVNNDGWLDLYVCRFNAPNLLYVNQRDGTFKEEAAARGLAIVDASGMAAFCDYDRDGWLDVYVYTNILDGQTKPSGQRDYLFHNAGDGKFVDVTERAGIIGENQAHSATWWDYDQDGWPDLYVANDFAVPDSLYHNNRDGTFTNRLDAVVPHTPHSSMGSDLGDVNNDGRLDLFVADMATTSHAADMRGMAKIRSLLTGMDESAAGAPQTMRNVLYVNTGTGRMLEAAHLAGLEATDWTWSPRFEDLDNDGRLDLYVTNGMVRELHNVDLNQRMSASESLAEGARVMKASPVLVETNLAFRNLGDLQFVPVGPEWGLDRKGVSFGSVLADFDGDGDLDLVYGNYLEGPSVLRNDSADGHRLIVALRGTRSNRFGVGAVVQIETAAGRQVRQLVLARGYNSSSEPILHFGLGDDAIVQRLTVNWPSGAVQRFERVKADQRLTITEPADVVAGVADIGPDSTSQAKTDKTFADVSAEIGFALEAREETIPVTSEQPFLPLRLNRRGPSLAVADLTGDGRDDVVLGGTTRDAARLLVGGADGKFVEAKTANIAAPPPLVDGPVLAIDVNGDGANDLLLTRSGTTRPAGAADYQPRLLLNNGQGVFLAADATALPVLPINAGAAVAADFDRDGQLDVFLGARSIPGQYPLTPQSALLRNRGSVGGGWQGFADVTDAWAPGLKEIGMVTSALATDVDDDGWIDLLVALDWGPVKCFRNDAGRRFDDGSERLGFAAAGAGWWTSLTAADFNGDGRLDYVVGNVGLNTPYRATAEAPARLFYGAFAESGPPLLLEGYYEEGRLYPRRSRNEFATRIPSIMRRFPRNDVYARATLGEIFGEERLQAARSFAATELRSGVFLSQPDGRFRFAPLPRLAQIAPLQGMVAGDFDGDGHADIYAVQNSYAPVPLVGRFDGGLSQLLRGDGRGGFVTVSQAESGLIVPGDAKALALIGLRGGGRPDFLITRNNTATLAFRNSSVGGRHAIAVRLRGPVGNPAAIGARVTAELAKGARQIAEVHAGEGWLSQSTATLFLASPDDQPLRRVQVRWPSGASSTHEVEPGATTLTISAP